From the genome of Etheostoma spectabile isolate EspeVRDwgs_2016 chromosome 10, UIUC_Espe_1.0, whole genome shotgun sequence, one region includes:
- the mospd1 gene encoding motile sperm domain-containing protein 1 isoform X1 gives MQQQHRQPELVEGSLPVFVFPTELIFYADEQTSHKQVLTLYNPYEFALKFKVLCTAPNKYTVVDATGAVKPQCCVDIVIRHRDVRACHYGVYDKFRLQVSEQSQRKALGRKEVTATLRPSASQEPPSPRPQDEERKIKEQFAESEFFEQTAFQTVSRPVAGGPSLLTVLLGLVCMAALMLPTLGEQESTVPVYLHLSVNKKLVAAYVLGLLTMVILRT, from the exons atgcagcagcagcatcgACAGCCTGAGCTGGTGGAAGGAAGCCTTCCTGTGTTCGTGTTCCCCACTGAGCTCATCTTCTACGCAGATGAGCAGACGTCTCACAAGCAGGTGCTCACCCTCTACAACCCCTATGAGTTCGCCCTCAAATTTAAAG TGCTGTGCACAGCGCCAAACAAGTACACTGTGGTGGATGCCACCGGAGCCGTCAAGCCACAGTGTTGTGTTGACAT CGTGATCCGACACCGAGATGTGCGTGCATGCCATTACGGGGTGTACGACAAGTTCCGGCTGCAGGTGTCTGAGCAGAGTCAGCGGAAAGCCCTGGGTCGCAAAGAGGTGACGGCCACGCTCCGTCCATCCGCCTCCCAGGAGCCGCCCAGCCCCCGGCCCCAAGATGAGGAACGCAAAATCAAAGAGCAGTTTGCAGAAAGCGAGTTTTTTGAACAGACTGCATTTCAGACAG TGAGCCGTCCTGTTGCTGGAGGACCCAGTCTGCTGACGGTGCTGCTCGGGCTGGTGTGTATGGCCGCCCTGATGCTGCCGACCCTGGGGGAGCAAGAATCTACTGTGCCTGTCTACCTCCACTTAAGTGTTAACAAGAAACTTGTAGCTGCTTATGTTCTtg GGCTTCTTACAATGGTCATCTTACGCACATGA
- the mospd1 gene encoding motile sperm domain-containing protein 1 isoform X2 yields MQQQHRQPELVEGSLPVFVFPTELIFYADEQTSHKQVLTLYNPYEFALKFKVLCTAPNKYTVVDATGAVKPQCCVDIVIRHRDVRACHYGVYDKFRLQVSEQSQRKALGRKEVTATLRPSASQEPPSPRPQDEERKIKEQFAESEFFEQTAFQTGLLTMVILRT; encoded by the exons atgcagcagcagcatcgACAGCCTGAGCTGGTGGAAGGAAGCCTTCCTGTGTTCGTGTTCCCCACTGAGCTCATCTTCTACGCAGATGAGCAGACGTCTCACAAGCAGGTGCTCACCCTCTACAACCCCTATGAGTTCGCCCTCAAATTTAAAG TGCTGTGCACAGCGCCAAACAAGTACACTGTGGTGGATGCCACCGGAGCCGTCAAGCCACAGTGTTGTGTTGACAT CGTGATCCGACACCGAGATGTGCGTGCATGCCATTACGGGGTGTACGACAAGTTCCGGCTGCAGGTGTCTGAGCAGAGTCAGCGGAAAGCCCTGGGTCGCAAAGAGGTGACGGCCACGCTCCGTCCATCCGCCTCCCAGGAGCCGCCCAGCCCCCGGCCCCAAGATGAGGAACGCAAAATCAAAGAGCAGTTTGCAGAAAGCGAGTTTTTTGAACAGACTGCATTTCAGACAG GGCTTCTTACAATGGTCATCTTACGCACATGA